The Micromonospora sp. NBC_01740 genome includes a window with the following:
- a CDS encoding class I SAM-dependent DNA methyltransferase: protein MIESEHPHDTRSSYDALAVDYAERFQDELVANPWERAVLTAFADLVRAAGNGPVADVGCGPGRLTGYLHGLGLDAFGIDLSPRMVEVARRVHPDLRFDVGAMPDLGLPDASLSGVVAWYSTIHVPDDLLPATFADFHRTLTPGGHLVLAFQVGDEPLHLTEALGHPVSLEFRRRRPDRVAELLTDAGLDVRVRLVREPEAFGSQPERTPQAYLVARRPAG from the coding sequence GTGATCGAATCCGAGCACCCGCATGACACCCGATCGTCCTACGACGCCCTGGCCGTCGACTACGCCGAGCGGTTCCAGGACGAGCTGGTCGCCAACCCGTGGGAGCGGGCGGTCCTCACCGCCTTCGCCGACCTCGTGCGCGCCGCCGGGAACGGGCCCGTCGCCGACGTCGGCTGCGGCCCCGGCCGGCTCACCGGGTACCTGCACGGGCTCGGGCTCGACGCGTTCGGCATCGACCTCTCCCCGCGGATGGTCGAGGTCGCCCGCCGGGTCCACCCCGACCTGCGCTTCGACGTGGGCGCGATGCCCGATCTGGGGCTGCCCGACGCCTCCCTCAGCGGCGTCGTGGCCTGGTACTCGACCATCCACGTCCCGGACGACCTGCTCCCGGCCACCTTCGCGGACTTCCACCGGACGTTGACGCCCGGCGGTCACCTGGTCCTGGCGTTCCAGGTCGGCGACGAGCCGCTGCACCTGACCGAGGCGCTCGGCCACCCGGTCTCGCTGGAATTCCGGCGCCGCCGACCGGACCGGGTCGCCGAGCTGCTGACCGACGCGGGGCTGGACGTCCGCGTCCGGCTGGTGCGCGAGCCCGAGGCCTTCGGGAGCCAGCCGGAGCGCACGCCGCAGGCGTACCTGGTGGCCCGCCGGCCGGCCGGCTGA
- a CDS encoding potassium channel family protein — protein sequence MIHFPAQRRGPLSALSLRLAAAIGLVFATVAVVYLDRDGYRDVNEDALTLLDCFYYAVVTLSTTGYGDITPVSQTARLINVVYITPARVIFLIILVGTTLEVLTEQYRTGRRLSRWRRAVKDHVIICGYGTKGRSAVSALMENGLDKSRIVVVERSGPALRQATSAGLVAIEGSATRSSVLNEAHVRNAKAVIIATDSDDASVLVALTVRQLTAGQVRIIAAAREAENAPLLKQSGAHHVIVSSATAGRLLGLSTSAPPLIDVVEDLLTPGQGMALAMRSAERSEVGRSPRELESLVIALVRRGKVVTLADKAGAVIETGDMLVHVRDDRPHATAAP from the coding sequence GTGATCCACTTTCCGGCCCAGCGACGGGGCCCCCTGAGCGCGCTGAGTCTCCGACTGGCCGCCGCCATCGGCCTGGTCTTCGCCACCGTCGCCGTGGTCTACCTCGACCGGGACGGCTACCGCGACGTCAACGAGGACGCGCTGACCCTCCTCGACTGCTTCTACTACGCGGTGGTCACCCTCTCGACCACCGGCTACGGGGACATCACCCCGGTCAGCCAGACGGCCCGGCTGATCAACGTCGTCTACATCACGCCCGCCCGGGTGATCTTCCTGATCATCCTGGTCGGCACCACCCTGGAAGTGCTGACCGAGCAGTACCGCACCGGGCGTCGCCTGTCGCGGTGGAGGAGAGCCGTGAAGGACCACGTCATCATCTGCGGCTACGGGACGAAGGGCCGCAGCGCGGTCTCCGCCCTGATGGAGAACGGGCTCGACAAGTCCCGGATCGTGGTGGTGGAACGCAGCGGTCCGGCGCTGCGGCAGGCCACCTCGGCCGGCCTGGTGGCGATCGAGGGCTCGGCGACCCGCTCGTCGGTGCTCAACGAGGCGCACGTACGCAACGCCAAGGCGGTGATCATCGCGACCGACAGCGACGACGCCTCGGTCCTGGTGGCGTTGACCGTACGGCAGCTCACCGCCGGGCAGGTGCGGATCATCGCCGCCGCCCGGGAGGCGGAGAACGCCCCGCTGCTCAAGCAGAGCGGCGCCCACCACGTGATCGTCTCCTCGGCCACCGCCGGCCGGCTGCTGGGCCTGTCCACCTCGGCCCCGCCGCTGATCGACGTGGTGGAGGACCTGCTCACCCCCGGCCAGGGCATGGCGCTGGCGATGCGCTCCGCCGAGCGCTCCGAGGTGGGCCGGTCGCCCCGCGAGCTGGAATCGCTGGTCATCGCCCTGGTTCGGCGGGGCAAGGTGGTCACCCTGGCCGACAAGGCCGGCGCGGTCATCGAGACCGGCGACATGCTGGTGCACGTACGCGACGACCGCCCGCACGCGACAGCCGCCCCCTGA
- a CDS encoding zinc-binding dehydrogenase, which produces MRAIRLHEFGPPGNLVLDDLPDLTPGPGQVRIAVSASGVHLLDTTLRRGEAGGPLPLPDLPTIPGREVAGVVDELGEGVDGAWRGRRVVAHLGMVPGGYAEQAVTDVGSLYAVPPGLTDAEAVAAVGTGRTTLGIFGLEPPTADDVVFVPSAAGGVGWLLAQAARTTGATVVAAARGADRTAKLRELGADLVVDYGQPDWVGTVRDRVGGLSLVYDGVGGAVGRAALELTRPGGRFMMFGWSAGEATRIDTGDVIGRGLTVGWLGQRLRALPGGIPALAARSLELAGQGWWRPLVSTYPLADAATAHADLEGRRALGKVVLTVAR; this is translated from the coding sequence ATGCGTGCCATTCGGCTTCACGAGTTCGGTCCCCCCGGAAACCTGGTGCTCGACGACCTGCCCGACCTGACACCCGGCCCCGGCCAGGTCCGGATCGCGGTGTCGGCCAGCGGCGTGCACCTGCTCGACACGACCCTGCGCCGGGGCGAGGCCGGCGGCCCGCTCCCGCTGCCCGACCTGCCCACCATCCCCGGCCGGGAGGTCGCCGGCGTCGTCGACGAGCTGGGCGAGGGCGTGGACGGGGCGTGGCGCGGGCGGCGGGTCGTCGCGCACCTGGGCATGGTGCCGGGCGGGTACGCCGAGCAGGCGGTCACCGACGTCGGCTCCCTGTACGCCGTACCGCCGGGGCTGACCGACGCTGAGGCGGTGGCCGCGGTCGGCACGGGCCGTACGACACTCGGGATCTTCGGCCTGGAGCCGCCGACGGCGGACGACGTCGTCTTCGTGCCGTCGGCGGCCGGCGGGGTCGGCTGGCTGCTGGCGCAGGCCGCGCGGACGACCGGCGCCACCGTGGTGGCGGCGGCGCGCGGCGCCGACCGGACGGCGAAGCTGCGCGAGCTGGGCGCGGACCTCGTGGTGGACTACGGCCAGCCGGACTGGGTCGGGACGGTGCGGGACCGGGTCGGCGGCCTGAGCCTGGTGTACGACGGGGTGGGCGGCGCGGTGGGCCGGGCCGCCCTGGAGCTGACGCGGCCGGGCGGCCGGTTCATGATGTTCGGCTGGTCGGCCGGCGAGGCGACCCGGATCGACACCGGCGACGTCATCGGTCGGGGCCTGACCGTGGGCTGGCTGGGTCAGCGGCTTCGCGCCCTGCCCGGCGGCATCCCGGCGCTGGCCGCCCGGTCGCTGGAGCTGGCCGGGCAGGGCTGGTGGCGACCGCTGGTCTCGACCTACCCGCTGGCCGACGCCGCCACCGCGCACGCCGACCTGGAGGGACGCCGGGCGCTCGGCAAGGTGGTGCTCACCGTCGCACGCTGA
- a CDS encoding ABC transporter substrate-binding protein, with translation MSVRQHWRLAAAALALAVVTGCGSDGAESAATSDGSAGTRVFSADNGEITIPVDPERVVATGYAVPVLIEADAALVGISTWKRGLAMMTAQDRATYDRLPKVAGEAAAETNYEAIAAAKPDLIVIGVPKPVLGDIDMKRLESIAPVVAIGPTVPDAWRELSRRQSDAAGRTTHFQAAKDAYEKKAGELKAKYGDALASLKFGHVGAYGDISKGTFHREFAKSWGTNIAQDVGVTYYGEVKEKGGGGLEVTEYPAIEELPESLGAADAITYTLQPDGTPAEAVKQVLDSALWKNLPAVKAGRVFPLQYTEAATYESALRTLDSVDKAFAPLLAS, from the coding sequence ATGTCCGTACGACAGCACTGGCGTCTGGCCGCCGCCGCCCTGGCGCTCGCCGTGGTCACCGGTTGCGGCTCCGACGGCGCCGAATCCGCCGCGACGTCCGACGGCTCCGCCGGGACCCGCGTCTTCTCCGCCGACAACGGCGAGATCACCATCCCGGTCGACCCTGAGCGCGTCGTCGCCACCGGATACGCGGTGCCGGTCCTCATCGAGGCGGACGCCGCCCTGGTGGGGATCTCCACCTGGAAGCGCGGCCTGGCGATGATGACCGCGCAGGACCGGGCCACCTACGACCGGCTGCCCAAGGTGGCCGGCGAGGCGGCCGCCGAGACCAACTACGAGGCCATCGCCGCCGCCAAGCCGGACCTCATCGTGATCGGCGTGCCGAAGCCCGTCCTCGGCGACATCGACATGAAGCGGCTCGAGAGCATCGCGCCCGTCGTGGCGATCGGCCCGACGGTCCCCGACGCCTGGCGCGAGCTGTCCCGCCGCCAGTCCGACGCCGCCGGGCGCACCACGCACTTCCAGGCGGCCAAGGACGCGTACGAGAAGAAGGCGGGGGAGCTGAAGGCCAAGTACGGCGACGCCCTCGCCAGCCTCAAGTTCGGGCACGTCGGCGCGTACGGCGACATCTCCAAGGGCACGTTCCACCGCGAGTTCGCCAAGTCGTGGGGCACCAACATCGCCCAGGACGTGGGCGTGACCTACTACGGCGAGGTCAAGGAGAAGGGCGGGGGCGGGCTCGAAGTCACCGAGTACCCGGCGATCGAGGAACTGCCGGAGAGCCTCGGCGCGGCCGACGCGATCACGTACACGCTCCAGCCCGACGGCACCCCCGCCGAGGCGGTGAAGCAGGTGCTCGACTCCGCACTGTGGAAGAACCTGCCCGCGGTCAAGGCCGGCCGGGTGTTCCCGTTGCAGTACACGGAGGCGGCGACGTACGAGTCTGCCCTCAGGACCCTCGACTCCGTCGACAAGGCGTTCGCGCCGCTGCTCGCGTCATGA
- a CDS encoding FecCD family ABC transporter permease, producing MSTLTLRAGPVMVEVERRTAVVTSALVAVAAALALLGLCQGQDWASPAEVLTALTRGGESAFVIREWRLPRVAAALVFGASLGLAGAVFQNLTRNALGSPDVIGLDAGAYTGALVAITVLNGTAGQLAAGSVAGGLLAAAVIYVLSLDSGLSGLRLIVVGIAVNAMLTALNSWIVLRAEIDVALAATGWSAGSLNGVDWAEVRLPFAVIGLFVLLLVVISHAMHQAALGDQVARTTGVRLGRLRLLMVLAGVGCTATVTAIAGPVVFIALAAPQIGRRLVRAAGVPLVPAALTGGVLLLAADLVAQVLLAPVALPVGVVTTAIGGCYLIWLLGMEVKRR from the coding sequence GTGAGCACGCTGACGCTGCGGGCTGGGCCGGTGATGGTCGAGGTCGAACGGCGTACCGCCGTCGTGACGTCGGCGCTCGTCGCGGTCGCCGCAGCCCTCGCCCTGCTGGGGCTCTGCCAGGGGCAGGACTGGGCCAGCCCGGCGGAGGTGCTCACCGCACTGACCCGGGGCGGCGAGTCCGCCTTCGTGATCCGGGAGTGGCGGCTGCCCCGGGTGGCCGCGGCGCTGGTCTTCGGCGCCTCCCTCGGGCTCGCCGGGGCGGTCTTCCAGAACCTGACCCGCAACGCGCTGGGCAGCCCGGACGTCATCGGCCTCGACGCGGGCGCGTACACCGGGGCGCTGGTGGCGATCACGGTGCTGAACGGCACCGCCGGGCAGCTCGCGGCGGGCTCGGTGGCCGGCGGACTGCTGGCCGCCGCGGTCATCTACGTGCTGTCGCTGGACTCCGGGCTCAGCGGCCTCCGGCTGATCGTCGTCGGAATCGCCGTCAACGCGATGCTGACGGCGCTCAACTCCTGGATCGTCCTGCGGGCCGAGATCGACGTGGCGCTCGCCGCGACCGGGTGGAGCGCCGGCTCGCTCAACGGCGTCGACTGGGCCGAGGTCCGTCTCCCGTTCGCCGTCATCGGGCTGTTCGTGCTGCTGCTCGTCGTGATCTCCCACGCCATGCACCAGGCGGCGCTGGGCGACCAGGTCGCCCGCACCACCGGCGTACGCCTGGGCCGGCTCCGGCTGCTGATGGTCCTGGCCGGCGTCGGCTGCACCGCGACCGTGACCGCGATCGCCGGGCCGGTGGTGTTCATCGCCCTCGCCGCGCCCCAGATCGGTCGGCGGCTCGTGCGGGCCGCCGGGGTGCCCCTGGTGCCGGCGGCGCTGACCGGCGGGGTGCTGCTGCTGGCCGCCGACCTCGTCGCGCAGGTGCTGCTGGCGCCGGTCGCGCTGCCGGTCGGCGTGGTCACGACGGCCATCGGCGGCTGCTATCTCATCTGGCTGCTCGGCATGGAGGTGAAACGACGGTGA
- a CDS encoding helix-turn-helix transcriptional regulator yields the protein MSGRGQSVTVTESLAADPVSCEEFGYGLGQPDGILVLRYRSVTRLAFGENRQDFLHQLYWSPDGLLSARHGRHTSFIGPDEVFWAHRAVTHEVQAADRQTVYRICLREVPAALDGLRAGVAAIDAEAARLVLALTDPGYDERDAPEARGRIMAGIGVPSHPADDRQAGRPGVAVTVAMALAHDPGDTTGLAEWAERLHVSVKTLQRDFTREFGMSYSQWRTKLRLRASLALLETRPVGEVAHRIGYASPSAFIAAFAREYGYTPGRAAAMRHTADEPGGASRP from the coding sequence ATGTCGGGGAGAGGTCAGAGCGTCACCGTCACGGAGTCCCTCGCGGCGGATCCCGTCAGCTGCGAGGAGTTCGGCTACGGCCTCGGCCAACCCGACGGCATCCTCGTCCTGAGATACCGCTCGGTGACCCGCCTGGCGTTCGGCGAGAACCGGCAGGACTTCCTGCACCAGCTCTACTGGTCGCCCGACGGCCTGCTCTCCGCCCGGCACGGCCGGCACACCAGCTTCATCGGCCCCGACGAGGTGTTCTGGGCCCACCGGGCGGTGACCCACGAGGTGCAGGCGGCGGACCGGCAGACCGTCTACCGGATCTGCCTGCGCGAGGTGCCCGCCGCCCTCGACGGGCTGCGGGCCGGCGTCGCCGCCATCGACGCCGAGGCGGCACGGCTCGTCCTCGCGCTCACCGACCCCGGGTACGACGAGCGGGACGCCCCCGAGGCCCGCGGCCGCATCATGGCCGGCATCGGCGTCCCGTCCCACCCGGCCGACGACCGGCAGGCCGGCCGGCCCGGCGTCGCGGTGACGGTCGCCATGGCGCTGGCACACGACCCCGGTGACACCACCGGCCTCGCCGAGTGGGCCGAACGCCTGCACGTCAGCGTCAAGACCCTGCAACGCGACTTCACCCGCGAGTTCGGCATGTCGTACTCGCAGTGGCGGACGAAGCTGCGCCTGCGTGCCTCGCTGGCGCTGCTGGAGACCCGGCCCGTCGGGGAGGTCGCCCACCGCATCGGCTACGCCAGCCCGTCCGCCTTCATCGCCGCCTTCGCCCGGGAGTACGGCTACACGCCGGGCCGCGCCGCCGCGATGAGGCACACCGCCGACGAGCCCGGAGGGGCCTCCCGCCCGTAG
- a CDS encoding ABC transporter ATP-binding protein, with the protein MTSRLTAEDVTLGYGERVVSTRVSLAVPDGTFTAIVGPNACGKSTLLKAFVRLLTPSSGTIRLDGRDVAEHRPKRFARQVGFLPQGLVAPEDIVVRRLVARGRYPHQSLLATGSAADEEAVRSAMAVAGVTDLAERPVEELSGGQRQRVWIAMVLAQETPYLLLDEPTTFLDITHQYELLALFARLRDEGRTIVAVLHDINQACRFADHIVAMKDGRVVAQGPPADVVDAALMREVFGLPSLVMPNPATGTPMVVPTV; encoded by the coding sequence GTGACCAGCCGCCTGACCGCGGAGGACGTCACGCTCGGCTACGGCGAGCGGGTGGTGTCGACGCGGGTGAGCCTGGCCGTGCCGGACGGCACGTTCACGGCAATTGTCGGGCCCAACGCGTGCGGGAAGTCGACGTTGCTGAAGGCGTTCGTCCGGCTGCTCACGCCCTCGTCGGGCACGATCCGCCTCGACGGCCGGGACGTCGCCGAGCACCGGCCGAAGCGGTTCGCGCGTCAGGTCGGCTTCCTGCCCCAGGGCCTCGTCGCCCCGGAGGACATCGTCGTCCGGCGGCTCGTCGCCCGGGGCCGGTACCCGCACCAGTCCCTGCTCGCCACCGGGTCGGCCGCCGACGAGGAGGCCGTCCGGTCGGCCATGGCGGTGGCCGGCGTCACGGACCTCGCCGAGCGGCCCGTCGAGGAGCTCTCCGGGGGCCAGCGGCAACGGGTCTGGATCGCGATGGTGCTGGCCCAGGAGACGCCGTACCTGCTGCTCGACGAGCCCACCACCTTCCTCGACATCACCCACCAGTACGAGCTGCTGGCGCTCTTCGCGCGGCTGCGCGACGAGGGGCGCACGATCGTCGCCGTCCTGCACGACATCAACCAGGCGTGCCGGTTCGCCGACCACATCGTGGCGATGAAGGACGGCCGGGTCGTCGCGCAGGGGCCGCCGGCCGACGTGGTGGACGCCGCCCTCATGCGCGAGGTGTTCGGCCTGCCGAGCCTGGTGATGCCGAACCCGGCGACGGGGACCCCGATGGTGGTGCCGACCGTCTGA
- a CDS encoding siderophore-interacting protein, producing MTADRHDPAGRVAAHHRAGSGTARIGYPIGVRGVRVVARRQLTPRMLRLTLGGPALADFHTYQADDHVKIVFPDPDGTRRDPVPDGRGMLDWPRPLPTTRKYTVRRYDPATNELDLDFVLHDGGVASTWAATAAVGDEVTIAGPPGAKAFPHTYDHYVLAVDATALPAVARWLEEAPADVSAHLVAEVDDAAERGYPLAPRDRVAVTWLVREGTGSTLAEEVRSLRLPAGRTFLFAAGEATDIRPLRAWSRDRLDSLITGYWKRGIAGLED from the coding sequence ATGACCGCCGACCGCCACGATCCGGCCGGCCGGGTCGCCGCCCACCACCGCGCCGGCAGCGGTACGGCCCGGATCGGCTACCCGATCGGGGTGCGCGGCGTCCGGGTCGTCGCCCGGCGGCAGCTGACCCCGCGCATGCTGCGGCTGACCCTCGGCGGCCCGGCCCTCGCCGACTTCCACACCTACCAGGCGGACGACCACGTCAAGATCGTCTTCCCCGACCCGGACGGCACCCGCCGCGACCCCGTCCCGGACGGCCGGGGCATGCTCGACTGGCCACGCCCGCTGCCGACCACCCGCAAGTACACGGTGCGCCGGTACGACCCCGCCACCAACGAACTCGACCTGGACTTCGTGCTGCACGACGGCGGCGTCGCCTCGACGTGGGCGGCCACGGCGGCCGTGGGCGACGAGGTGACGATCGCGGGCCCGCCCGGAGCGAAGGCGTTCCCGCACACCTACGACCACTACGTCCTCGCCGTCGACGCCACCGCCCTGCCGGCCGTCGCGCGGTGGCTGGAGGAAGCGCCGGCCGACGTGTCGGCGCACCTGGTGGCCGAGGTCGACGACGCCGCCGAACGGGGCTACCCGCTGGCGCCGCGCGACCGGGTGGCCGTGACGTGGCTGGTACGCGAGGGCACCGGGTCGACGCTGGCGGAGGAGGTGCGGTCGCTGCGCCTGCCGGCCGGGCGTACGTTCCTCTTCGCGGCCGGCGAGGCGACCGACATCAGGCCCCTGCGCGCCTGGAGCCGGGACCGCCTGGACTCGCTGATCACCGGGTACTGGAAACGCGGGATCGCCGGGCTTGAAGACTGA
- a CDS encoding ClpP family protease produces the protein MIGLDVRMFDGGQPSFGDQVFDRLLKERIIFLGTEVTDASANQICAQMLLLAAEDPERDIVLYINSPGGSVSAGMAVYDTMRFVRNDVATVALGFAGSMGQFLLCAGTAGKRYALPHSRIMMHQPSGGMGGTAADITIQAENMLHVKQTMQELIARHSGRSLEEIQRDWDRDRWFTAEQAREYGLIDRVVTRAEQLPGS, from the coding sequence ATGATCGGTCTCGACGTACGGATGTTTGACGGTGGGCAGCCGTCCTTCGGCGACCAGGTGTTCGACCGGCTGCTGAAGGAGCGCATCATCTTCCTCGGCACCGAGGTCACCGACGCCTCGGCGAACCAGATCTGCGCCCAGATGCTGCTGCTCGCCGCCGAGGATCCGGAGCGGGACATCGTGCTCTACATCAACTCGCCGGGTGGCTCGGTCAGCGCGGGCATGGCCGTCTACGACACGATGCGGTTCGTCCGCAACGACGTGGCGACGGTGGCGCTCGGCTTCGCCGGCTCGATGGGGCAGTTCCTGCTCTGCGCGGGCACGGCCGGCAAGCGTTACGCGCTGCCCCACTCACGGATCATGATGCACCAGCCGTCCGGCGGGATGGGCGGCACCGCCGCGGACATCACGATCCAGGCGGAGAACATGCTGCACGTGAAGCAGACAATGCAGGAGCTGATCGCCCGGCACAGCGGGCGCAGCCTGGAGGAGATCCAGCGGGACTGGGACCGCGACCGGTGGTTCACCGCCGAGCAGGCCCGCGAGTACGGCCTGATCGACCGGGTGGTCACGAGGGCCGAGCAACTCCCGGGGAGCTGA
- a CDS encoding RidA family protein has translation MIETMQMRPINPESVPEATGGYHNALEVQTAGRMLFISGQIPQSRDGHVPATPEAQCRLVWDNIRAVLADAGMDVDNLVKVTTFLADRRHADVNTKVRNEVLGAHRPALTVIVTGIFDPEWIIEIEAIAVA, from the coding sequence GTGATCGAGACCATGCAGATGAGGCCGATCAACCCCGAGTCGGTGCCGGAGGCCACGGGCGGTTACCACAACGCGCTGGAGGTCCAGACCGCCGGGCGGATGCTGTTCATCAGCGGGCAGATCCCCCAGTCCCGGGACGGCCACGTCCCGGCCACCCCCGAGGCGCAGTGCCGGCTGGTCTGGGACAACATCCGGGCCGTCCTCGCCGACGCCGGCATGGACGTCGACAATCTGGTCAAGGTGACCACGTTCCTGGCCGACCGCCGGCACGCCGACGTCAACACCAAGGTCCGCAACGAGGTGCTCGGCGCACACCGCCCCGCCCTGACGGTGATCGTCACCGGAATCTTCGACCCGGAGTGGATCATCGAGATCGAGGCGATCGCCGTCGCCTGA
- a CDS encoding FecCD family ABC transporter permease, whose product MKTDLPRRATLLLVSAALLVVAAGTSMAVGARPVAPAEVWRALTDFAGTTDHLVVRDIRLPRTILGVCVGAALGAAGVLIQTLTRNPLAEPGILGVTAGAGFAINLGVLAGVAGSQAGQLGLAVAGAVAAAVAVHAVGRSSPLRLVLAGVALSWVLMGVSLGLRLTFPDVFDRYRFWSVGAMAGTEQTPLVLPVLVTVAGLVAAMVAARPLNALALGEHVAHALGAHVTRIRVTVLVLVTLLTGVATAVAGPIAFVGLMVPHLARRLAVDSIPWIMAYSMLLGPFLLLAADVGSRILLPTGEVPVSIVTAFLGGPVLIWAVRRYGTAAL is encoded by the coding sequence TTGAAGACTGACCTGCCCCGACGGGCGACGCTCCTGCTCGTGTCCGCCGCGCTGCTCGTCGTCGCGGCGGGCACGAGCATGGCCGTGGGGGCGCGCCCCGTCGCGCCGGCCGAGGTGTGGCGGGCGCTCACCGACTTCGCGGGCACCACCGACCACCTCGTCGTACGCGACATCCGGCTGCCCCGCACGATCCTCGGCGTCTGCGTCGGCGCCGCCCTCGGCGCGGCCGGCGTGCTGATCCAGACCCTGACCCGCAACCCGCTGGCCGAGCCCGGGATCCTCGGCGTGACCGCCGGGGCCGGTTTCGCGATCAACCTGGGTGTCCTGGCGGGCGTCGCCGGGTCACAGGCCGGTCAGCTCGGCCTCGCGGTGGCCGGTGCCGTCGCCGCGGCGGTCGCGGTCCACGCCGTCGGGCGCTCCTCGCCGCTGCGGCTGGTCCTCGCCGGCGTCGCGCTGAGCTGGGTCCTGATGGGCGTCTCGCTCGGCCTGCGGCTGACCTTCCCCGACGTCTTCGACCGGTACCGGTTCTGGTCGGTGGGGGCGATGGCCGGCACCGAGCAGACCCCGTTGGTCCTGCCCGTGCTTGTGACCGTGGCCGGCCTGGTCGCCGCGATGGTCGCGGCCCGGCCGTTGAACGCGCTGGCGCTCGGCGAGCACGTCGCCCACGCGCTCGGCGCCCACGTGACGCGGATCAGGGTCACCGTCCTGGTGCTCGTCACGCTGCTCACCGGAGTCGCCACGGCCGTCGCCGGGCCGATCGCGTTCGTCGGCCTCATGGTGCCGCACCTGGCGCGGCGGCTCGCCGTCGACTCGATTCCCTGGATCATGGCGTACTCGATGCTGCTCGGCCCGTTCCTGCTGCTCGCCGCCGACGTCGGGTCGCGGATCCTGCTGCCCACGGGCGAGGTGCCGGTGTCGATCGTCACGGCGTTCCTGGGCGGCCCGGTGCTGATCTGGGCCGTCCGTCGCTACGGCACGGCGGCGCTGTGA
- a CDS encoding 2-oxoacid:ferredoxin oxidoreductase subunit beta, which yields MSEPVALKLTAKDFKSDQEVRWCPGCGDYAILAAIQQFMPELNIPRERTVFVSGIGCSSRFPYYMNTYGMHSIHGRAPAIATGLSVSRPDLSVWVVTGDGDALSIGGNHLIHALRRNVNLKILLFNNRIYGLTKGQYSPTSEVGKVTKSTPAGSADAPFNPLSLALGAEATFVGRTIDSDRKHLQSVLRAAAEHQGSAFVEIYQNCNIFNDGAFDQLKEPATRDDFLIRLEHGQPITFGKDGQFCVVHPPGGFGLEVRETASVSPGEIVVHDATVTDPAYAFALSRLPGLDLRNTPIGVFRSVDRPSYDSVVQEQLAEAKAKVTETPEQQLAGLLASGDTWTIL from the coding sequence ATGTCTGAGCCCGTCGCCCTCAAGCTCACCGCCAAGGACTTCAAGTCCGACCAGGAGGTGCGCTGGTGCCCCGGCTGCGGCGACTACGCGATCCTCGCCGCGATCCAGCAGTTCATGCCGGAACTGAACATCCCCCGCGAGCGGACCGTGTTCGTCTCCGGCATTGGCTGTTCCTCCCGCTTCCCGTACTACATGAACACCTACGGGATGCACTCGATCCACGGCCGCGCCCCGGCGATCGCCACCGGCCTGTCGGTCTCCCGGCCCGACCTGTCGGTCTGGGTGGTGACCGGCGACGGCGACGCCCTCTCCATCGGCGGCAACCACCTGATCCACGCGCTGCGCCGCAACGTCAACCTGAAGATCCTGCTGTTCAACAACCGGATCTACGGCCTGACGAAGGGGCAGTACTCGCCGACCTCCGAGGTCGGGAAGGTCACGAAGTCGACCCCGGCCGGCTCGGCCGACGCGCCGTTCAACCCGCTGTCGCTCGCCCTCGGGGCCGAGGCCACCTTCGTCGGCCGCACCATCGACTCGGACCGCAAGCACCTCCAGTCGGTGCTGCGGGCGGCGGCGGAGCACCAGGGCTCGGCGTTCGTGGAGATCTACCAGAACTGCAACATCTTCAACGACGGCGCGTTCGACCAGCTCAAGGAGCCGGCCACCCGCGACGACTTCCTGATCCGGCTGGAGCACGGGCAGCCGATCACGTTCGGCAAGGACGGGCAGTTCTGCGTCGTGCACCCGCCCGGCGGGTTCGGCCTGGAGGTCCGGGAGACCGCGTCGGTCAGCCCGGGTGAGATCGTCGTGCACGACGCGACGGTCACCGACCCGGCGTACGCCTTCGCGCTCTCCCGCCTGCCCGGCCTGGACCTGCGGAACACCCCGATCGGCGTGTTCCGCTCGGTGGACCGGCCGTCGTACGACAGCGTGGTGCAGGAGCAGCTCGCCGAGGCGAAGGCGAAGGTCACCGAGACCCCGGAGCAGCAGCTCGCCGGACTCCTCGCCAGCGGGGACACCTGGACCATCCTCTGA